A genomic window from Pseudoalteromonas piratica includes:
- a CDS encoding LysR family transcriptional regulator encodes MEIDALKSLLAFVETGSITRAAKQVNRTQSAVSMQMKKLEQDLGKRLFEKSGRNLLLSKEGHQLVGHAKQLITHYDSTLNAIKSHNSKLRIRLGCPDDYADTILPKVVKKMHVLWPDLDLQIRCLPSNLIREQLDSGELDLGIVTRSFDSEEGIVIARDRGVWVCNGDTRLAQQTPLPLVTFQQDCRFHHAAIEGLHKQAKQFKLIAMSGSVAAMHGLVKAGLAIGAMASLSKGDLVELCDSQLPDLPEIFIVLINNMHTSSFISQSQLQQLGDSFER; translated from the coding sequence ATCGCACCCAATCAGCTGTAAGTATGCAGATGAAAAAGTTAGAACAAGATTTAGGAAAGCGCTTGTTCGAAAAAAGTGGTCGCAACCTTTTGCTATCGAAAGAAGGACACCAACTCGTTGGTCATGCGAAACAACTTATAACTCATTACGATAGCACGTTAAATGCAATTAAATCGCACAATTCAAAACTCCGTATCCGGTTAGGTTGTCCTGACGATTATGCGGATACAATTCTCCCCAAGGTTGTAAAAAAAATGCATGTATTGTGGCCAGATCTAGATCTTCAAATTCGCTGTTTGCCTAGTAACCTTATTCGAGAACAACTTGATAGTGGCGAACTCGACTTAGGCATAGTTACGCGTTCTTTCGACAGTGAAGAAGGTATCGTCATCGCAAGAGATCGTGGCGTATGGGTATGTAATGGTGATACCCGTTTAGCACAGCAAACACCATTACCGCTTGTCACATTTCAACAAGACTGTCGTTTTCACCATGCGGCGATTGAGGGACTGCATAAACAGGCTAAGCAGTTCAAATTAATAGCGATGAGTGGCAGTGTTGCAGCAATGCATGGGTTAGTAAAAGCAGGGCTTGCGATTGGTGCAATGGCAAGCCTAAGTAAAGGTGATTTAGTTGAATTGTGTGATAGTCAATTACCTGACTTACCTGAGATTTTCATTGTGCTCATTAATAATATGCACACGAGCAGCTTTATCTCACAATCACAATTGCAACAGTTAGGCGACAGCTTTGAGCGATAA
- a CDS encoding GNAT family N-acetyltransferase, with protein MHIKIDDLSSSSVIALLQEHLDDMYATSPAESVHALDLNALKQSDITFFSAWHGNTLLGCIAIKHHNTAFAEIKSMRTAKQARGQGVASRLLQHVIELAMAKHYQVLSLETGTQDYFQAARNLYTKFGFVECGPFADYQADPNSAFMTLSLKAVA; from the coding sequence ATGCACATTAAAATTGATGATTTATCCAGCTCTTCGGTGATTGCGTTGCTACAGGAACATTTGGACGACATGTATGCCACTTCACCTGCCGAAAGCGTTCATGCACTTGACCTTAACGCACTCAAACAAAGTGACATTACATTTTTTAGTGCTTGGCATGGTAATACCTTACTGGGCTGTATTGCAATAAAGCACCACAACACAGCATTCGCTGAAATAAAATCAATGCGAACAGCAAAACAAGCCCGCGGCCAGGGTGTTGCGTCAAGATTGCTGCAACATGTTATTGAGCTTGCCATGGCAAAACACTATCAAGTGTTATCGCTTGAAACGGGCACACAGGACTATTTTCAAGCCGCACGTAACCTTTATACTAAATTTGGGTTTGTCGAGTGCGGCCCTTTTGCAGACTACCAAGCTGATCCTAACAGTGCATTTATGACTTTATCGCTCAAAGCTGTCGCCTAA
- a CDS encoding DNA-3-methyladenine glycosylase I → MEKFNDIYLRAAERKGGEGKLAMLLSKPLSNKQVAQLPDSAWLSEFTKKIFQSGFYWSVIEKKWPGFVEVFWRFDVEALLMMSPEQQEKAASDERIVRNYKKVQTVQANAYMIHDVASQHGSFSQFVADWPSEDIIGLWQYLKKHGARLGGNTGPYALRVLGKDTFLLSRDCESYLRSHKIIDGGLQTKKSLVAIQSFFNELQQQSGLSYQELSQIVSFSCGDNVVGIG, encoded by the coding sequence ATGGAAAAATTTAACGATATTTATTTACGTGCCGCTGAACGTAAAGGTGGCGAAGGCAAATTAGCAATGCTACTGTCAAAACCTCTAAGTAATAAGCAAGTAGCCCAATTACCAGATTCAGCATGGTTATCTGAGTTTACCAAAAAGATTTTTCAAAGTGGTTTTTACTGGTCAGTAATCGAGAAAAAATGGCCTGGTTTTGTAGAGGTTTTTTGGCGTTTTGATGTTGAAGCATTATTAATGATGTCACCTGAGCAACAAGAAAAAGCTGCCAGCGATGAGCGCATTGTGCGTAATTATAAAAAAGTACAAACAGTACAGGCCAATGCTTATATGATTCACGACGTTGCTAGTCAGCATGGCAGTTTTAGCCAGTTTGTGGCGGATTGGCCAAGTGAAGATATTATTGGCCTTTGGCAATATCTTAAAAAACATGGAGCACGGTTAGGTGGAAACACCGGGCCTTATGCTCTGAGAGTGCTTGGTAAAGATACCTTTTTACTATCGCGAGATTGTGAAAGCTATTTGCGCAGCCATAAAATTATTGATGGTGGCTTACAAACGAAAAAATCGCTGGTTGCAATTCAGAGTTTTTTCAATGAATTGCAACAGCAAAGTGGTTTGAGTTACCAAGAGCTCAGCCAAATAGTTTCATTTAGCTGTGGCGACAATGTAGTCGGTATCGGTTAG
- the msrA gene encoding peptide-methionine (S)-S-oxide reductase MsrA, which translates to MNYLFCLSLFLLSFTNLAQAASSQTNHTDSIVLGSGCFWGAEKRYEALEGVIDAVSGYADGSGFKATYRNIIKKSNKYNPDNYAEVVKVTFNSNQISLEKILQHFYEYHDPTQVNRQGNDIGTQYRSTILYNSEQQQAVAKKVTRQFQSLLSKAGFGKIATSIKPLETFYAAEEYHQDYLAKNPNGYCPDLRTGVTFNQQTVAKLDNSALLEGKQIVVVDAPFCPYCEKFKAETAKGYAGSIPLTFRTADQLHDLKIKTPTWATPTIILLEQGKEVFARQGYVARDEFYKIVGAFKLGESEAFNVAFNKGTDNRFCKQYEIFKDTPDGMFIDKLSGAALFDTRDRFNSGTGWLSFTKPVDGAVYEKPDHSFGMKRTEIRAVESDIHLGHVFGDGPNGQLRYCINATVLEFVPRS; encoded by the coding sequence ATGAACTATCTATTTTGTTTGAGCCTGTTTTTATTAAGTTTTACCAATCTTGCTCAGGCTGCAAGTTCCCAAACAAATCACACTGACTCAATTGTATTAGGTTCGGGTTGTTTTTGGGGCGCTGAAAAACGATATGAAGCACTTGAGGGTGTCATTGATGCTGTAAGTGGTTATGCCGATGGCAGTGGCTTTAAAGCGACCTATCGCAATATCATTAAGAAAAGTAATAAATACAACCCAGATAACTATGCGGAAGTGGTCAAAGTGACCTTCAATAGTAATCAAATAAGTCTAGAAAAAATACTGCAGCACTTTTACGAATACCATGACCCGACTCAGGTCAATCGTCAAGGTAACGACATAGGTACGCAATATCGTTCAACTATTCTATATAATTCTGAACAACAACAAGCTGTTGCAAAAAAAGTTACTCGACAATTTCAATCATTACTTAGCAAAGCCGGTTTCGGTAAAATTGCCACCAGCATAAAACCGCTCGAGACATTTTATGCAGCAGAAGAATATCATCAAGATTATCTAGCCAAAAACCCTAATGGATATTGCCCTGATTTACGAACAGGAGTGACATTTAATCAGCAAACTGTCGCAAAACTTGATAACAGTGCATTGCTAGAGGGTAAGCAGATTGTGGTAGTTGATGCGCCATTCTGCCCTTATTGCGAAAAGTTTAAAGCTGAAACAGCTAAAGGGTATGCTGGCTCCATCCCTCTCACCTTTAGAACAGCCGATCAACTTCATGATCTGAAAATTAAAACACCAACATGGGCAACTCCAACGATTATTTTGTTAGAGCAGGGAAAAGAGGTCTTTGCACGCCAAGGTTATGTCGCACGTGATGAGTTTTACAAAATTGTGGGGGCATTTAAGCTCGGTGAAAGCGAAGCGTTTAATGTTGCGTTTAACAAAGGCACTGACAACCGTTTTTGCAAACAGTATGAAATTTTTAAAGATACGCCAGATGGTATGTTTATTGACAAACTCAGTGGCGCAGCCTTATTTGATACACGAGATCGTTTTAATTCGGGTACCGGTTGGCTCTCATTTACTAAACCAGTGGACGGTGCGGTATACGAGAAGCCTGATCATAGTTTTGGAATGAAGCGCACTGAAATTCGTGCAGTGGAATCAGATATCCATTTAGGCCATGTGTTTGGTGATGGCCCAAATGGTCAGCTGCGCTATTGCATTAATGCAACGGTATTAGAGTTTGTGCCGCGCAGTTAA
- a CDS encoding PaaI family thioesterase — translation MIWFKEIDKALCDQLDKGLNGKGSLMNTLGIEICEIGDDYLVASMPVTPDHHNPIGMLHGGANVVLAETVASYAANFVVDTDKYYCVGQEINANHIKAARKGMVYATARAIHLGKRTSVWEVKIANQAGELTCISRMTAAVVERR, via the coding sequence ATGATCTGGTTTAAAGAGATAGATAAAGCATTATGCGACCAATTGGATAAAGGGTTAAATGGTAAAGGGAGTTTAATGAACACCTTAGGTATCGAAATTTGTGAAATAGGCGATGACTACCTTGTAGCCAGTATGCCCGTTACACCAGACCATCATAATCCGATAGGGATGTTACATGGCGGCGCTAACGTGGTGCTTGCTGAGACCGTTGCGAGCTATGCTGCCAATTTTGTTGTCGATACCGATAAATATTATTGTGTGGGACAAGAAATCAATGCCAATCACATTAAAGCTGCCCGCAAAGGAATGGTGTACGCCACAGCAAGAGCAATTCATTTAGGTAAGCGCACTTCTGTTTGGGAAGTAAAAATTGCCAATCAAGCCGGTGAGTTGACCTGTATCTCGAGAATGACTGCTGCTGTGGTTGAGCGGCGATAA
- a CDS encoding substrate-binding periplasmic protein, with amino-acid sequence MSFHLAASDIKIAAGNFAPYFRADTQVHKQGLYEILITSALSKLLLNPKYINVSNEAIKRYYQKNRVDLAINWTGDFSGEGYVSAHRLFFYNRAILRRISAWQGAQHILALEGARIASFSGASLNFGTDYNTLINNEKTRYFESGDQYAINKMLLANKVDILIADWLKFYRFAKPMGLVEEFMALDLLHNEGSKIIFKDKKLRDDFDKVVEQMHASGELQQLTQAWLAKNNLPMVSHHFLAKKS; translated from the coding sequence ATGAGCTTTCATCTTGCTGCAAGTGATATCAAAATTGCAGCGGGAAATTTTGCGCCTTATTTTAGGGCTGATACGCAAGTCCATAAACAAGGGCTTTATGAGATTTTAATCACTTCTGCTCTCAGTAAATTATTGTTAAACCCCAAATACATCAATGTTTCTAATGAAGCAATTAAACGGTATTACCAAAAGAATCGTGTCGACCTCGCGATAAACTGGACCGGTGATTTTTCTGGCGAAGGCTATGTATCGGCGCATCGTTTATTTTTTTACAACAGAGCTATTTTAAGGCGAATTAGTGCATGGCAAGGTGCACAGCATATTTTGGCATTAGAAGGCGCACGCATCGCCAGCTTTTCTGGTGCAAGTTTAAACTTTGGAACAGATTACAATACACTCATTAATAACGAGAAAACGCGATATTTTGAAAGTGGCGATCAATACGCAATTAATAAAATGTTGCTGGCAAATAAAGTAGATATACTAATTGCAGATTGGTTAAAGTTTTATCGTTTTGCTAAACCCATGGGGTTGGTAGAAGAGTTTATGGCTTTGGATTTATTGCACAATGAGGGCTCGAAAATTATCTTTAAGGACAAAAAGCTTAGAGATGATTTTGATAAAGTTGTTGAGCAAATGCATGCAAGTGGTGAGTTACAGCAACTCACCCAAGCATGGTTGGCAAAAAATAATTTGCCTATGGTGTCGCATCACTTTTTAGCAAAAAAAAGTTAA
- a CDS encoding phosphoadenylyl-sulfate reductase, whose product MSEFKNILTLDKESQQALLADANGFLVDKTAEERVAWALENLPDTHFLSSSFGIQAAVMLHLVTSQKKNIPVVLTDTGYLFPETYQFIDELTERLALNLKVYKSELTPAWQEAKYGKLWEQGEAGIKQYNTLNKVEPMTRALKELDAGTWFSGLRRQQSSTRADKQVLEISRGTVKVYPLIDWHSRDVYQYLTKYDLPYHPLWEQGYVSMGDVHTTRKLEPGMTEEETRFFGLNRECGLHTDGGGI is encoded by the coding sequence ATGAGTGAATTTAAAAATATTCTAACGCTAGATAAAGAAAGCCAGCAGGCACTCCTTGCTGATGCAAATGGCTTTTTAGTGGACAAAACAGCTGAAGAGCGTGTTGCGTGGGCATTAGAAAATTTGCCAGATACTCACTTTTTATCGTCTAGCTTTGGTATTCAAGCTGCTGTGATGTTACACCTAGTGACATCACAAAAGAAAAATATACCAGTGGTATTAACTGATACCGGCTATTTATTTCCTGAGACGTATCAGTTTATTGATGAGCTTACAGAACGCCTAGCGCTTAATCTAAAAGTGTATAAGTCTGAGTTAACCCCAGCTTGGCAAGAAGCTAAATACGGCAAGTTATGGGAACAAGGTGAAGCGGGTATTAAACAGTATAATACGCTTAATAAAGTTGAGCCGATGACGCGTGCACTGAAGGAACTTGATGCAGGTACGTGGTTTAGCGGACTGCGACGCCAACAATCGTCTACCCGAGCAGATAAGCAAGTGCTTGAAATCAGCCGTGGTACAGTGAAAGTGTATCCACTTATTGATTGGCACAGCCGTGATGTATATCAGTATTTAACCAAGTATGATTTACCATACCACCCGCTTTGGGAGCAAGGTTATGTGTCTATGGGTGATGTACATACTACACGTAAACTAGAGCCAGGCATGACAGAAGAAGAAACACGTTTCTTTGGACTGAACCGTGAATGTGGCTTACATACTGACGGTGGTGGGATTTAA
- the cysI gene encoding assimilatory sulfite reductase (NADPH) hemoprotein subunit, translating to MSTDYKPNSKLDPNAKFADNERLKTQSNFLRGTIEADLKDQLTGGFTADNFQLIRFHGMYQQDDRDIRPERTKQKLEPMHNVMLRARMPGGIITPKQWLAIDEFAGDKTIYGSIRLTTRQTFQFHGVLKPGIKEMHQMLNSVGIDSIATAGDVNRNVLCTTNPVESELHQEAYEWAAKISEHLLPHTKAYAEIWLNGEKTETTEEPILGSTYLPRKFKTTVTIPPNNEVDVHANDLNFVAIADNGKLVGFNVLVGGGLAMTHGDVNTYPRKADDLGFIPLEHTLKIAEHVVSVQRDWGNRVNRKNAKTKYTLDTFGTDTFKAEVENRAGVKFEESRPYEFTHRGDRIGWVEGIDGKHHLTLFIQSGRILDYPGQPLKTGCRKIAEIHQGDFRMTANQNLIVAGVPADQKDIIEKIAREHGLIDDSHSEQRFNSMACVALPTCPLAMAEAERYLPELIEKTEAILAKHEIPNDDIIMRVVGCPNGCGRAMLAEIGFVGKGPGKYNVYLGGNREGTRVPKLYLENVGEDVYLPALDELIGQWAKERNEGECFGDFAIRKEIVAEVKVSKTDFHA from the coding sequence ATGAGCACAGATTACAAACCTAACAGCAAGCTAGACCCAAATGCTAAGTTTGCTGATAACGAAAGATTAAAAACGCAAAGTAACTTTTTACGCGGTACCATTGAAGCGGATTTAAAAGACCAACTTACCGGTGGTTTTACAGCGGATAACTTCCAGCTAATCCGTTTCCACGGTATGTACCAGCAAGACGACCGTGATATTCGTCCAGAGCGTACTAAGCAAAAGCTTGAGCCAATGCACAACGTGATGCTTCGTGCACGTATGCCAGGCGGTATTATCACGCCTAAACAGTGGTTAGCGATTGATGAGTTTGCTGGTGATAAAACCATTTACGGCAGTATTCGTTTAACAACGCGCCAAACATTCCAGTTCCACGGTGTATTAAAGCCGGGCATTAAAGAAATGCACCAAATGCTAAATAGCGTTGGTATTGATTCAATTGCAACTGCTGGTGACGTTAACCGTAACGTACTATGTACGACTAACCCAGTTGAGTCTGAGTTACACCAAGAAGCATACGAATGGGCTGCGAAGATCTCTGAGCACTTACTACCACACACCAAAGCGTATGCTGAAATTTGGTTAAATGGTGAAAAGACTGAAACAACAGAAGAGCCAATTTTAGGTTCAACTTACTTACCACGTAAGTTCAAAACCACAGTGACGATTCCACCAAACAACGAAGTAGATGTTCACGCGAACGATTTAAACTTTGTTGCCATTGCAGATAACGGCAAACTAGTTGGTTTTAACGTACTTGTTGGTGGTGGTCTGGCGATGACGCACGGTGATGTAAACACTTACCCACGTAAAGCGGATGATTTAGGTTTCATTCCACTTGAGCACACGCTAAAAATTGCCGAGCACGTCGTATCTGTTCAGCGTGATTGGGGTAACCGTGTTAACCGTAAGAACGCAAAAACGAAATATACCCTTGATACTTTCGGTACAGATACGTTTAAAGCAGAAGTAGAAAACCGTGCTGGCGTTAAATTTGAAGAAAGCCGCCCATATGAGTTCACACACCGTGGCGACCGTATCGGTTGGGTAGAAGGCATTGATGGTAAGCATCACCTAACACTATTTATCCAAAGTGGTCGTATTCTTGATTACCCAGGCCAACCACTGAAAACAGGTTGTCGTAAGATTGCAGAAATTCACCAAGGTGATTTCCGCATGACGGCTAACCAAAACTTAATTGTTGCCGGTGTGCCAGCGGATCAAAAAGACATTATTGAGAAAATCGCTCGTGAGCACGGCTTAATTGACGATTCACACTCAGAGCAACGCTTTAACTCTATGGCATGTGTGGCATTACCGACTTGTCCACTAGCGATGGCTGAAGCTGAGCGTTACTTACCTGAGCTTATCGAGAAAACAGAAGCGATTTTAGCGAAGCACGAAATTCCGAATGACGACATCATTATGCGTGTCGTAGGTTGCCCGAATGGTTGTGGTCGCGCCATGTTAGCTGAGATTGGTTTTGTCGGTAAAGGTCCTGGTAAATACAACGTTTACCTAGGTGGTAACCGTGAAGGTACGCGCGTACCTAAGCTTTACCTAGAAAATGTTGGTGAAGATGTTTACCTACCAGCATTAGATGAATTAATTGGCCAGTGGGCCAAGGAGCGCAACGAAGGTGAATGTTTTGGTGACTTCGCTATCCGTAAGGAAATCGTTGCCGAAGTGAAAGTCTCTAAAACAGACTTCCACGCTTAA
- a CDS encoding assimilatory sulfite reductase (NADPH) flavoprotein subunit: MLLSQLSAQASPLTPEQVQKLQALTAELNPIQQAWVSGYLAANANTAALSGQVAGAAPQAGEAAALTILYGSQTGNAKGVANQLKAAAEAKGLAVKLVNMADYKPAQLKKEKFIAVAVSTYGEGEPPEDAENLHAFLASKKAPKLDGVKVAVIGLGDSSYEFFCQTAIDFEERFKALGAETVVARADLDVDYEDQATAWIGGAVDAFEPELKAQSQGSAQVIPMAGFGAAPAQSQYTKQNPFAAELSVVQKITGRDSTKDVRHIEISLEGSDITYLPGDSLGVYFLNDEALVDETLALLNIDGATEITLGEETLSIRTALIEKLELTQSYPGFVEKYAQATNNAELLKLVEDKAAMREYIEARQIFDIIKQNPSDISAQDLANSLRKLQARLYSIASSQAEVEEEVHLTVGLVEFDAFGEKHFGGCSGYLAHRAEEGVQVKVFSEHNDNFRLPSDDNTPVIMVGPGTGIAPFRAFLQERDAREAEGENWLFFGNPHFTQDFLYQVEIQGYVKSGLLNKVDLAFSRDQAEKVYVQDRLREKGEEVFAWLEKGAHFYICGDANRMAKDVHQALIDIIKAHGGKDDEQAESYLKELRSNNRYQKDVY, from the coding sequence ATGTTGTTAAGTCAACTATCGGCGCAAGCAAGTCCGCTTACGCCAGAGCAAGTACAAAAGTTACAAGCACTTACTGCTGAACTGAACCCAATTCAACAAGCTTGGGTAAGTGGTTACTTAGCAGCAAATGCCAATACAGCAGCATTATCAGGTCAGGTTGCGGGCGCAGCACCACAAGCTGGTGAAGCAGCTGCACTCACCATTCTTTACGGTTCACAAACAGGTAACGCAAAAGGCGTTGCTAACCAACTTAAAGCAGCTGCTGAAGCAAAAGGCTTAGCAGTTAAGCTTGTGAACATGGCTGACTACAAGCCAGCTCAACTTAAGAAAGAGAAATTTATTGCTGTTGCTGTTTCTACTTACGGTGAAGGTGAGCCACCAGAAGATGCTGAAAACTTGCACGCATTCTTAGCATCGAAAAAAGCACCAAAACTAGATGGCGTTAAAGTTGCGGTTATCGGTCTAGGTGATTCAAGCTACGAGTTCTTCTGCCAAACGGCGATTGATTTTGAAGAGCGCTTTAAAGCTCTAGGCGCAGAAACAGTAGTTGCGCGCGCTGACTTAGACGTTGATTATGAAGACCAAGCAACAGCTTGGATCGGCGGTGCGGTTGATGCATTCGAACCTGAGCTAAAAGCACAGTCGCAAGGCTCAGCACAAGTTATTCCGATGGCTGGCTTTGGTGCAGCACCAGCGCAAAGCCAATACACTAAGCAAAACCCATTTGCGGCAGAGCTAAGTGTGGTACAAAAGATCACAGGTCGCGACTCAACTAAAGACGTACGTCACATTGAAATCTCACTAGAAGGTTCTGACATCACGTATCTTCCAGGTGATTCTTTAGGTGTTTACTTTTTAAATGACGAAGCACTTGTTGATGAAACACTGGCACTGTTAAACATTGATGGCGCGACTGAAATCACGTTAGGTGAAGAAACCTTATCAATTCGTACAGCGTTAATTGAAAAACTAGAGCTAACTCAGTCTTACCCTGGTTTTGTTGAAAAGTACGCACAAGCAACTAACAACGCTGAACTATTAAAGCTAGTTGAAGATAAAGCTGCGATGCGTGAGTACATCGAAGCGCGTCAAATCTTCGATATCATCAAGCAAAACCCAAGCGATATTAGCGCACAAGATTTAGCAAACAGCCTACGCAAGCTACAAGCGCGTTTATATTCAATCGCGTCAAGCCAAGCTGAAGTGGAAGAAGAAGTACACTTAACGGTTGGTTTAGTTGAGTTTGATGCCTTTGGTGAGAAACACTTTGGTGGTTGTTCTGGTTACCTAGCACATCGTGCAGAAGAAGGCGTACAAGTTAAAGTATTTAGCGAGCATAACGACAACTTCCGTTTACCAAGCGATGATAACACGCCAGTTATCATGGTAGGCCCAGGTACAGGTATCGCACCATTCCGTGCATTCTTACAAGAACGTGATGCACGTGAAGCGGAAGGTGAGAACTGGTTATTCTTCGGTAACCCACACTTCACCCAAGATTTCTTATACCAAGTAGAGATTCAAGGCTATGTGAAGTCTGGCTTACTAAACAAAGTAGACCTAGCATTTAGCCGCGACCAAGCAGAAAAAGTATACGTGCAGGACCGTCTTCGCGAGAAAGGCGAGGAAGTGTTTGCATGGTTAGAAAAAGGTGCACATTTCTATATTTGTGGTGATGCAAACCGCATGGCGAAAGACGTTCACCAAGCACTTATCGACATTATTAAAGCCCATGGTGGCAAAGATGACGAGCAAGCTGAAAGTTACTTAAAAGAGCTTCGCAGCAACAACCGTTATCAAAAAGACGTTTACTAA
- a CDS encoding prepilin-type N-terminal cleavage/methylation domain-containing protein — MKSQGFTIVELIIVIVILAVISITASISFLSLNEDAEAAKTKALAANFKQAVDFAKTKWAIGGNRNYVVNLTNYLDGSIDVNAFGYPVGVNKGNNNTGTMGSPFQIGRGNRGCADLWNALLEDAPSIAHNNNNQEYRSYRFSSGLNPITPSASDSCTYVLRKLGDTSGRNNALIKITYNASTGSVIFEDNR; from the coding sequence ATGAAAAGCCAAGGGTTTACGATTGTAGAGCTTATTATCGTAATTGTTATATTGGCAGTAATATCCATTACAGCAAGCATCTCGTTTTTATCACTTAACGAAGATGCAGAAGCTGCAAAAACGAAAGCACTTGCAGCTAACTTTAAACAAGCTGTTGATTTTGCAAAAACCAAATGGGCTATTGGCGGTAATCGTAATTACGTTGTCAATTTAACTAACTACCTTGATGGCAGTATTGATGTAAATGCTTTTGGCTATCCTGTTGGCGTAAACAAAGGTAACAATAACACTGGCACCATGGGCAGTCCTTTTCAAATTGGACGGGGCAACCGAGGTTGTGCTGATCTTTGGAACGCCCTACTTGAAGACGCGCCATCCATAGCGCATAACAACAATAACCAAGAGTATCGCTCTTATCGCTTTTCAAGTGGTTTAAACCCAATTACGCCAAGCGCAAGCGACAGTTGCACATATGTTTTACGCAAATTAGGCGACACTTCTGGCCGAAATAATGCGCTGATCAAAATTACCTACAATGCATCAACCGGCTCGGTTATTTTTGAAGACAATCGATAA
- a CDS encoding membrane protein yields the protein MKKSWFKLARKCHKWLGYLLALQVFAWLLGGLVMSATPLEYVHGKHLAKRQLENPFLQDVYTSDFNKFKQYDIGLKSINFIHFLDTPVIELVGEEDRIYLHGKTGDKLGMPNKQQIIKQAKAHYLGDSTKLRATASLLKEGPREVGYKNNVWRVDFADNVNTTLYIQANSGQVITVRSTIWRIFDFFWMLHIMDYDEREDFNNPLLISFSTIAVLFCLSGILLLFQNTPFRRKRVAVN from the coding sequence ATGAAAAAGTCGTGGTTTAAATTGGCGCGCAAATGTCATAAGTGGTTAGGTTACTTACTCGCACTGCAAGTGTTTGCATGGTTATTAGGTGGCTTAGTGATGAGTGCAACTCCTTTAGAATATGTCCATGGCAAACACCTTGCAAAACGTCAGCTTGAAAATCCCTTTTTGCAAGATGTATATACAAGTGATTTTAATAAATTCAAACAATATGATATCGGATTGAAAAGTATTAATTTTATACACTTCTTAGATACCCCAGTGATTGAATTGGTCGGTGAGGAAGACCGAATTTATTTGCATGGCAAAACGGGAGATAAGCTAGGCATGCCCAACAAACAGCAAATTATCAAACAGGCAAAAGCTCATTATTTAGGTGATAGTACAAAATTACGTGCGACCGCATCACTATTAAAAGAGGGGCCGAGGGAAGTTGGCTATAAAAACAATGTTTGGCGCGTAGACTTTGCTGATAACGTCAACACCACATTGTATATACAAGCTAATTCAGGCCAAGTAATTACTGTGCGAAGCACAATTTGGCGTATCTTTGATTTCTTTTGGATGCTTCACATTATGGACTATGATGAACGAGAGGATTTCAATAATCCATTATTGATAAGCTTTTCCACCATCGCAGTTTTATTTTGTTTATCAGGCATTTTATTGTTATTTCAAAATACTCCCTTTAGAAGAAAGCGCGTCGCGGTAAATTAG